One region of Balaenoptera ricei isolate mBalRic1 chromosome 5, mBalRic1.hap2, whole genome shotgun sequence genomic DNA includes:
- the LOC132366225 gene encoding alpha-fetoprotein-like: MKTVRTISFLVFCSYIKCQTLQRSLLDAAMQHTNSQNYLEENLRAVTSIMVAQFLQKLTYEKVQTIVKELLDLAEKCKSLKPHESPSECCHQLMTTFLEHICNNQGLADRHVFSDCCNTNNSARHKCFLSYKKDVAGYSDIFQISNPEQICEMDKENPVPVKEKYIYETSRKHPFLYGPTILTMSACYETAVQSCCREENKTECFQIKLEPIRKYVREISLRHHHLCEIGIKFNHKVAKAVELVLLTKKQPRANFSEIAKLAMDIKNLHQICCEGNAVACVLGRSQLMNYTCSKQATLSSKITPCCELPEPFRGECIINSENDKPDLSSLPLSRFTEDQFVCKQFTDKQDDFLQEFLYEYSRRHPELAVPVILRVDTLYQNLLGKCCKLENPLECYSHGEEMFQRVVRESHEHVKNQCDLHEKLGDSNFHDRLIVLYTKKAPQLSAQELVIFTRNMAAAATKCCPLNDKQQFACMENSAKLILGALCRRHEAESINAGVGHCCDDSYAFRKPCFDDLQVDATYTSPHLSCDQVVNLNEDLCRAQEEELQTEKQKLLSNLVKHEPYATEMQFQSVIVDFAHLVEMCCQAEKSEMCLQEEGSKLIKKCQSLLGG, encoded by the exons ATGAAGACTGTTAGAACCATATCTTTTCTTGTCTTCTGCAGCTACATTAAATGTCAGACTCTTCAGAGAAGTTTACTAGATGCAG ccatgcAGCACACTAATAGCCAGAATTATCTAGAGGAGAACTTAAGAGCTGT CACTAGTATTATGGTTGCACAGTTTCTTCAGAAATTGACTTATGAAAAAGTACAAACCATAGTTAAAGAATTACTAGATCTTGCAGAGAAGTGCAAGAGCCTCAAGCCACACGAATCACCTTCAGAATGTTGTCACCAATTG ATGACTACCTTCCTAGAGCATATTTGCAATAACCAAGGGTTGGCTGACAGACATGTATTTTCTGACTGTTGCAATACAAAtaattcagcaagacacaagtgCTTCCTATCATACAAAAAGGATGTTGCAGGTTACAGTGATATATTCCAAATTTCAAATCCTGAGCAGATCTGTGAGATGGACAAAGAGAATCCAGTGCCAGTGAAAGAGAA GTACATTTATGAAACTTCTAGGAAACATCCATTCTTGTACGGACCCACTATTCTGACCATGTCTGCTTGCTACGAAACAGCTGTTCAGTCTTGTTGCCGAGAAGAAAATAAGACTGAATGCTTCCAGATAAAG CTAGAACCCATCAGAAAATACGTTAGAGAAATATCTTTGAGGCATCACCACTTATGTGAGATTGGGATTAAATTCAACCACAAAGTAGCAAAAGCAGT ggaatTGGTTCTGTTGACTAAAAAACAACCTAGAGCTAACTTTTCTGAAATTGCCAAACTGGCCATGGATATTAAAAATCTGCATCAGATCTGTTGTGAAGGAAATGCAGTAGCGTGTGTGCTTGGCAGa AGCCAGCTTATGAACTATACCTGCTCTAAACAGGCTACACTATCCAGCAAGATCACTCCATGCTGTGAACTGCCAGAACCATTCCGAGGGGAATGCATTATCAACTCAGAAAATGACAAACCTGATCTCTCATCCCTGCCACTTAGCAGGTTTACAGAAGACCAGTTTGTATGCAAACAATTCACTGACAAACAAGATGACTTCCTACAAGA GTTTCTTTATGAATATTCAAGAAGACATCCAGAGTTGGCAGTTCCAGTGATTTTAAGAGTGGATACACTATATCAAAACTTACTGGGAAAATGCTGTAAATTAGAAAATCCTCTGGAATGCTATAGTCATGgg gaAGAGATGTTTCAAAGAGTGGTTCGTGAAAGCCATGAGCATGTGAAAAATCAGTGTGATTTACATGAGAAATTAGGAGATAGTAACTTCCATGACAG GCTCATAGTCCTTTATACTAAGAAAGCCCCACAACTATCTGCTCAGGAGTTGGTTATATTCACGAGGAACATGGCAGCTGCTGCCACCAAATGTTGTCCACTGAATGATAAGCAACAGTTTGCTTGCATGGAGAACTCG GCAAAGCTAATTCTTGGAGCTTTATGCAGAAGACACGAGGCAGAGTCTATCAATGCCGGCGTGGGTCACTGCTGTGATGACTCGTATGCCTTCAGGAAGCCTTGCTTTGATGATCTGCAAGTAGATGCAACTTACACTTCTCCACATTTATCCTGTGACCAAGTCGTCAACCTTAATGAGGACTTGTGCAGAGCTCAGGAGGAGGAATTACAAACCGAAAAGCAAAA